In Bacillota bacterium, the following proteins share a genomic window:
- a CDS encoding undecaprenyl-diphosphate phosphatase, producing the protein MSALQAVLLGLLQGVTELFPVSSLGHLVILPTLAGWRIDQAAPSFLPFAVMLHLGTATALIAFYWRTWVEVVRGFFRSLGRRSLARPESDPAAWLAWLVVVGVVPTGLLGLFLEKPVARLFASPQLAAVFLVLNGGALGLGEWLHARRAGRGSAEGSAAGPDAAGARLAAGGDPPALSRSAGAVSTRLPDAEMAIDRLGLREALWVGVTQVLALLPGFSREGVTMTAGLGAGLSRLTAATYSYLLSAPLILAAGLLEVPKLLHAHGALGAALLGGLVAGVAAYVSVRWLSRYFRTGTLWPFAVYSAAAGLVSLLMLVLRG; encoded by the coding sequence ATGAGCGCGCTCCAGGCGGTCCTCCTGGGTCTCCTCCAGGGCGTGACGGAGCTCTTTCCGGTCTCGAGCCTCGGCCACCTGGTCATCCTCCCCACCCTCGCGGGCTGGCGGATCGACCAGGCGGCGCCGAGCTTCCTGCCGTTCGCGGTCATGCTCCACCTGGGGACCGCGACGGCGCTGATCGCCTTCTACTGGCGCACGTGGGTCGAAGTGGTCCGGGGGTTCTTCCGCAGCCTCGGCCGCCGCAGCCTGGCGCGGCCGGAGAGCGACCCGGCCGCCTGGCTCGCCTGGCTCGTCGTCGTCGGCGTCGTCCCCACGGGCCTCCTCGGCCTCTTCCTGGAGAAGCCGGTGGCCCGCCTCTTCGCCTCGCCCCAGCTGGCGGCGGTCTTTCTCGTGCTGAACGGCGGCGCCCTGGGGCTGGGCGAGTGGCTCCACGCCCGCCGGGCCGGGCGCGGGAGCGCCGAGGGGAGCGCCGCCGGCCCGGACGCCGCCGGGGCCCGGCTGGCGGCGGGGGGCGACCCGCCCGCCCTCTCCAGGAGCGCGGGCGCCGTCAGCACCCGCCTGCCCGACGCCGAGATGGCCATCGACCGGCTCGGCCTGCGCGAGGCGCTCTGGGTGGGGGTGACCCAGGTGCTGGCGCTCCTGCCCGGCTTCTCCCGCGAGGGCGTGACGATGACGGCCGGGCTGGGGGCGGGGCTCTCCCGGCTGACCGCGGCCACCTACTCCTACTTGCTCAGCGCTCCGCTGATCCTGGCCGCCGGGTTGCTCGAGGTGCCGAAGCTCCTCCACGCGCACGGCGCCCTGGGCGCGGCTCTCCTGGGCGGCCTCGTGGCGGGCGTGGCCGCCTACGTGAGCGTCCGCTGGCTCTCGCGCTACTTCCGGACCGGAACGCTCTGGCCTTTCGCGGTCTACTCCGCGGCGGCGGGGCTGGTCTCCCTTTTGATGCTGGTTCTTCGCGGCTGA